The stretch of DNA tcaatatcttcgacaaaataaatcttcttttcaATGTCTGTCAAAGGTAAACCGACAGCGGCACCAGCTGGCGACACGTGCTTGAATGAGGCAGCAGCTGGCAAATTCAAAGAAGCGGATAACTCTTTAACTAAAGGCCATGAATTTAAAGCATCCAATAAGTTGATGTATCCTGGTGAACCATTTAACACTTTGAATGGCAATTCACCTTCAGACACAAAAGCTTGTGCTGGCTTTTGGTGTGGGTTAGCACCGTATCTTAAAGGCAATTGAGAGATGTTTTCGGCATATTGCTTTCTGAAGAAATCGGAAATAGCAACGTCATAGTCTGCAGTATGCTCAAATGCTTTCAATGCCAATCTGTTTCTAGTTTCGGCAGTGATTTCCCCACTCTTCAATTCTTCCAAGAAATGGGCATAATCTTGTGGGTCTGATAAGATGGAAACTCTTTCGTGGTTCTTAGCGGCAGCTCTCAATAAAGTAACACCACCAATGTCAATTTCTTCCACGGCTTCTGGAACAGTAACAGCAACTTTGGAGATGGTCTCTTTGAATGGATACAAGTtacaaacaacaaagtcaactttttcaataccTTGGGCAGTTAAATCGTGTTCGTCGCTTTCTAAGTTTCTAGCCAAAATACCACCATGAACAGCTGGATGTAAAGTCTTAACTCTACCGCCTAACATCTCTGGAGCATGGGTAATTGATGAGACATCTTCGACTGGGAATCCAGCTTCACGGATCAATTTTGCGGTACCACCAGAAGCTAAGATGCGCACATTAGCGGCAACCAAACCTTTGGCAAGATCTAATAAACCTGTTTTGTCATATACTGATAAAATTGCAGTTTTGGTGTGTTGTTTGTCGGAcatatttaaatttgtttatttcaaaGAAGGGGGGGTGAACGGAACGTGATGAAAATCGACAAGTGAATTGCTGGGGAaggacaaaaaaaaaagtaattactccaattattaaaaactCGATAATGgtaatcaattgatacaAATTAACTAAATTGTCGAAACAAAAGCAATGCaatcaaaaaaagtaaaTCAAAAGTCTTCAAAGAAGGAGggaaacaaagaaaagaaaaaaaaaaggaggaaaaaaactataaatCGGAATGGTATATAGGTTTTATATGATTTTGATaggggaaaaaaaaaatagaagagAGAAAAGTAATTGTTGTATACCACACTACAGAAATTGCGACATTAAAACGACATTCTCATtgattaaaattaattgatttgtttggCTGTTTGATTGACAAAGCTACAAGAGTACTTAATCAAAATGACAGGACGATAcagaattgtttttttgactctggtttcattaatttctaACGACATTTTAAATGATGACTTGTGTATCGCAGTTAACGTGTCGATCACTATTCTACCGATTGTTTGAAAACCTACagatttaaattattaaagtGTGCATTGTACGATAATTATTCTTGTACTGATTTAATGGTTCCAATAGtacttttaaaaaaatgaattcatcttttattaatcaatttaagCTAATGTATATAAGTACGATATCTACATATACTTAAactatttcaatttaaacaaaagAGTAATGTTTGAAAGGAAAAACAACCCTTGACTTAAGAATACTAAAAATGTTTTTAAGCAGCTTAAGATCTGTATCTCCATAAAGATAAGGTGTTGTGCTTCTTCCAGGTGTGTCTTCTACCAGCTTTGGTTTTGTTGAACAAATGACCCTTGTTAATACCTCTGGATTTCTTACCAGCAGAAGTCAAACCTCTGGCTTCTCTGTGTTTGTGAACTGGGTTAACGATCCAGTTGTATCTAGCATCTCTTCTGATAGCTTTGTGAGATGGGTCGACTAAAATAACTTCAAAGTATTTGTAGGTGGAATCTTGGTTAACCCAGTATGAGTTCAAGACTCTCAAGTTAGAAGCACGACGACCAACTCTTTCTTCAGCAGTAGATCTCAATGATTTTTGGTATTTCAATTGGTTAACCCcttggttggttggtttaCCGTAAGTGGCACCCTTTGGAACTGGTCTCTTTCTACCACCTCTTCTAACTCTGATTCTGTAGATAACGAAACCTTGTTTAGCTTTGTAACCTAATCTTCTAGCCTTGTCTGGTCTAGATGGTCTGGAAGCTCTGTGGATGACATTCTTTTGTCTGTATTCCCAACATCTGACACGATACAAGAATCTCATAACATCAGATTGCTTCTTTCTTTGCAATTCTTCTAAATATTTGTAGGCACCCATTGTTGATAGTTGATTTGGTGGTAGCTAatgaacaaaaaacaaaaacaaaaaagtcaagtgaaaaaaaaattgtattaCTACTCtctgaaaaattttttttgtctaaCATTGAAAAACGAGAAGAGACAGAAAGTGTAAGGGAAACAGAAAAAATCTGAGAACCTACACgcaaaatttattttgtgtAATTTAGGGCAAGTACCCTATTTTTGCTTGCTGCACGTGACTGTAGGATATACGACAATTATTTATCGCCTTGATAGATTTCACtagtttattattattatagaACGAAATGATATTGTTGTAATCACTGCAGAGAAACACCCTTCATTGTTTTCTATTATTAACTATCAATAAATATAGTTGTCGTTAGCTGTTCAGATGCTGATTTCTTGTAAAAATGACATTGTTATGTTTATATTAATAGAGTATTATGCTATTAATTGTTGTCTCATTTTTTGGTTCATTTTTGTTGCAAAATATTTCTAAattatgaagaaaaaagcATAGTTCAAATAATGTTCCAAAAGATGTGGATTTAGCAACTTATGTAAAGCTACAAGTACTGAAACACTATAAATattaaaagataaataCCTTAATACAATCTTCACTTACTGTTGAAGAGTGTAATTGTACTAGGTGCAAATCACCACTGAGCCCCACATGGAGAAAATAGTTGCTGAAAGCAAACGCGATGATCATCATCTctggaaaagaaaaaaataaaacacgAAATAGGGATTTGATAAAACACCAATTATTGTATAGTAATTGTTCATTCCTGAAAATGTCTGAGTCAACCAACCAACAAGAAACTGCTTTGAGGGAGATCGTAGAAGATACTACCAACGCCAACGAACCAACTGCTATTGATAAGACCACTCTTCCGAATGAGACTTCACATGAGAGAGAAACAACCACAACGGAGAATGCCTCTTCAGAGATTGAGAATATCGA from Candida albicans SC5314 chromosome R, complete sequence encodes:
- the RPL15A gene encoding 60S ribosomal protein eL15 (Putative ribosomal protein; repressed upon phagocytosis by murine macrophage; positively regulated by Tbf1; Spider biofilm repressed), producing MGAYKYLEELQRKKQSDVMRFLYRVRCWEYRQKNVIHRASRPSRPDKARRLGYKAKQGFVIYRIRVRRGGRKRPVPKGATYGKPTNQGVNQLKYQKSLRSTAEERVGRRASNLRVLNSYWVNQDSTYKYFEVILVDPSHKAIRRDARYNWIVNPVHKHREARGLTSAGKKSRGINKGHLFNKTKAGRRHTWKKHNTLSLWRYRS